From one Triticum aestivum cultivar Chinese Spring chromosome 4B, IWGSC CS RefSeq v2.1, whole genome shotgun sequence genomic stretch:
- the LOC123093128 gene encoding uncharacterized protein isoform X2: protein MVVEMRKPHALFRWASSAQWLPLFGTVSCCCLRRTLGPSLLLIEFSLLLLSLALLLVYPAAYPTCFCLLPQVVRSLMSLRRSTHQESDNTRLCPLLLQNKVEEMTWNLLDMYSCTSYGEAFLGKV from the exons ATGGTGGTCGAGATGCGGAAGCCCCATGCTCTGTTTCGATGGGCCTCCTCTGCTCAATGGTTGCCGCTG TTTGGTACAGTTTCCTGTTGTTGCTTGCGTCGAACCTTGGGTCCGTCTCTCCTTCTCATTGAG TTCAGCCTACTTCTCCTGTCGCTAGCGCTTCTTCTCGTCTATCCTGCTGCTTACCCAACATGCTTCTGCTTGCTGCCTCAG GTTGTACGATCTCTTATGTCGCTGCGCCGTTCAACTCATCAAg AAAGCGACAACACGAGATTGTGCCCCCTCTTGCTCCAG AACAAAGTTGAAGAGATGACTTGGAATCTCTTGGATATGTACTCATGTACTTCATACGGGGAAG CCTTCCTTGGTAAGGTCTGA
- the LOC123093128 gene encoding uncharacterized protein isoform X1 translates to MVVEMRKPHALFRWASSAQWLPLVEFGTVSCCCLRRTLGPSLLLIEFSLLLLSLALLLVYPAAYPTCFCLLPQVVRSLMSLRRSTHQESDNTRLCPLLLQNKVEEMTWNLLDMYSCTSYGEAFLGKV, encoded by the exons ATGGTGGTCGAGATGCGGAAGCCCCATGCTCTGTTTCGATGGGCCTCCTCTGCTCAATGGTTGCCGCTGGTAGAG TTTGGTACAGTTTCCTGTTGTTGCTTGCGTCGAACCTTGGGTCCGTCTCTCCTTCTCATTGAG TTCAGCCTACTTCTCCTGTCGCTAGCGCTTCTTCTCGTCTATCCTGCTGCTTACCCAACATGCTTCTGCTTGCTGCCTCAG GTTGTACGATCTCTTATGTCGCTGCGCCGTTCAACTCATCAAg AAAGCGACAACACGAGATTGTGCCCCCTCTTGCTCCAG AACAAAGTTGAAGAGATGACTTGGAATCTCTTGGATATGTACTCATGTACTTCATACGGGGAAG CCTTCCTTGGTAAGGTCTGA